Proteins from a genomic interval of Psychrobacter urativorans:
- the coaD gene encoding pantetheine-phosphate adenylyltransferase — protein sequence MSIAATSSKLHTKILYPGTFDPITNGHVDLVTRATKLFDEVVIAVASGHHKKPLFNFEERVALVETVFADLPQVSVIGFEGLLVDFMREKNATAVLRGLRAMSDFEYEFQLANMNRELDENFEAVFLTPSQNYSFISSTMIREIAKLGGDVTKFVPTCVAEAFTQKLDIK from the coding sequence ATGAGCATTGCTGCTACTTCTTCAAAACTACATACCAAGATTTTATATCCGGGCACCTTTGACCCGATTACCAACGGTCATGTCGATTTAGTCACACGTGCGACCAAATTGTTTGACGAAGTGGTAATTGCGGTGGCATCCGGTCATCATAAAAAACCATTGTTTAATTTTGAAGAGCGTGTGGCTTTGGTTGAGACGGTGTTTGCTGATTTGCCGCAAGTATCGGTGATTGGTTTTGAAGGATTACTGGTAGATTTTATGCGTGAAAAAAATGCCACTGCCGTACTGCGTGGTTTGCGCGCCATGTCAGACTTTGAATATGAGTTTCAGCTTGCCAATATGAACCGCGAGCTGGATGAGAATTTTGAAGCTGTTTTTTTAACCCCGTCACAGAACTATTCTTTTATCTCATCAACCATGATTCGTGAAATCGCTAAATTGGGCGGTGATGTGACTAAATTTGTGCCCACTTGTGTGGCAGAAGCCTTTACCCAAAAGCTAGATATTAAATAA
- a CDS encoding YfhL family 4Fe-4S dicluster ferredoxin has translation MALLITDECINCDVCEPACPNNAISEGDDIYVIDPDLCTECVGHFDEPQCVVICPIDCIPHDPNHVETQSDLLSKYKRITGQ, from the coding sequence ATGGCGCTATTAATCACGGATGAATGCATCAATTGTGATGTGTGCGAGCCTGCTTGCCCCAATAATGCCATCTCAGAAGGCGATGACATTTATGTCATCGACCCTGATTTATGTACCGAGTGCGTTGGGCATTTTGACGAACCTCAATGTGTGGTGATTTGCCCGATTGATTGTATCCCTCACGACCCGAATCATGTCGAAACCCAAAGTGATTTATTATCCAAATACAAACGCATTACTGGTCAGTAA
- the rarD gene encoding EamA family transporter RarD, producing the protein MLTTSSNTLASTLSRRLLPAIWTTGSVQQRTLMLGVAYAVLSNVLFGILYAYSSFLAPLSGTQVFIWRMIAMWVSLVGYLLLSGRLNVYLDKLRALNTVKQWALLLLPTPIFLSQLWLFMWAPVNNQGVQTAMGYFLFPLMMVVFGCVLFGEKLSRLQWLAVGFAALGVGSEIFRTQSVSWATLWVCGTYPLYYIIRRLQGIDSITGMLVDLTLFIPFALAYLFFIAPSSLVLVAGSGFFIIMLAGLGILSVLAMKTNIDASQMLPVNVYGMLSYLEPALLFILAVTLLGNPFESAMIYSYGLIWLGIAFLIAHGVKQLRLNRKAQIVTIDKAV; encoded by the coding sequence ATGTTGACTACTTCCTCTAATACGCTTGCGTCCACCTTGTCACGGCGACTCTTACCTGCCATTTGGACAACTGGCAGCGTACAACAACGCACCCTAATGTTGGGGGTAGCTTACGCGGTTTTATCGAATGTGCTGTTTGGCATTCTATATGCCTATAGTAGCTTTCTTGCGCCATTATCTGGTACGCAAGTGTTTATCTGGCGCATGATTGCCATGTGGGTATCGCTAGTCGGTTATTTGTTATTAAGTGGTCGGTTAAATGTGTATCTTGATAAGTTACGCGCACTGAATACAGTAAAGCAGTGGGCATTGTTATTGCTGCCAACGCCGATATTTTTAAGTCAGTTGTGGCTATTTATGTGGGCGCCAGTCAATAATCAAGGCGTACAAACCGCGATGGGTTATTTCCTATTTCCGCTGATGATGGTGGTGTTTGGCTGCGTTTTATTTGGCGAAAAATTAAGCCGTTTGCAGTGGTTAGCGGTGGGATTTGCTGCACTAGGTGTGGGTAGTGAGATTTTCCGGACGCAAAGTGTGTCGTGGGCGACGTTGTGGGTGTGTGGTACGTATCCGTTGTATTATATTATACGTAGGTTACAGGGCATTGATTCGATAACGGGTATGTTAGTTGATTTGACCTTATTTATACCGTTTGCGCTCGCCTATTTATTTTTTATTGCACCCAGTAGTTTGGTACTGGTCGCAGGTTCTGGCTTTTTTATTATCATGCTGGCAGGTTTGGGTATTCTGAGTGTACTGGCGATGAAAACCAATATTGATGCCAGTCAAATGCTACCGGTCAATGTATACGGGATGTTGAGTTATTTAGAACCAGCGTTGTTATTTATATTAGCGGTGACGTTATTGGGTAATCCGTTTGAGTCAGCGATGATCTATAGCTATGGCTTGATTTGGTTAGGCATTGCGTTCTTAATTGCGCATGGTGTGAAGCAATTGCGTCTGAATCGCAAAGCTCAAATTGTTACTATAGATAAAGCTGTATAA
- the smpB gene encoding SsrA-binding protein SmpB yields the protein MSKKSKKPDNQICANKKARHEYFIEETFEAGVVLQGWEVKAIRSGKMTITEAYVIFRNNEAFLFGSHIQPLLSSSTHVDPDSIRTRKLLLNRREIEKLFGAVNQKGYSCVPLSCYWKNSLVKCQIGLALGKKQHDKRKTLKDRDWERDKQRGFKNAD from the coding sequence ATGTCAAAAAAATCAAAAAAGCCAGACAATCAAATCTGCGCCAATAAAAAGGCGCGCCATGAGTACTTTATTGAAGAAACCTTTGAGGCAGGAGTGGTATTACAAGGTTGGGAAGTCAAAGCCATTCGTTCTGGTAAAATGACCATTACGGAAGCCTATGTCATCTTCCGTAATAATGAAGCTTTTCTTTTTGGATCGCATATTCAACCGCTGCTCAGTAGCTCAACCCACGTCGACCCTGATAGTATTCGTACTCGCAAGCTATTGCTTAATCGCCGCGAGATTGAAAAATTATTTGGTGCGGTGAATCAAAAGGGTTATTCCTGCGTACCGCTATCTTGTTACTGGAAAAATTCGCTGGTGAAATGCCAAATTGGCTTAGCACTCGGTAAAAAGCAGCACGACAAACGCAAAACCTTAAAAGACCGTGATTGGGAACGTGACAAACAACGCGGCTTTAAAAATGCAGACTAA